One Eurosta solidaginis isolate ZX-2024a chromosome 1, ASM4086904v1, whole genome shotgun sequence genomic window, gacaggcatacctaccgcagataaattctgacccctaacccgctgggggtatttgTACACAATcatttcattatattacttaacaatttaaaggcttcattctgtattgcgaacgatagctcagacgaacgattcgcctccaaacgatatcgtctagcaatggtattctctatcattttcgttcggtctttacctttctaactaacaggaaggcaaaagtaattgtcaagtgataagttgccattgtttaacatagtgcaaatacactagcgattcgtctctgatccgcatcgaaagttcgtttcgtaatagagaatgaggccctaagattagacatttttttcaatttgtattttgacttaccagcaacaacagaatcatgtttaattgtacgccgcaaaAGCAatttagcatcatgtaacgaagcccagtttcttccaaaaattgttcaacactgccacATAAAATCAATGTACtagttctagcattaacgcaacctttaaataattataaactataaaaatgaaattgatgtcaaaccttggaaaatgttgaaacgttcaccaccaacctgacgttcttcaaagtaatcacattgacccaaaacacttgaattaatatcattagctgtagtcataacagcaccaccacaagctttcattctacgtttccaatcttcttctggtacatgaatagcacagaacatatcacgatctgcaaaatactgtgtatcaacatcaccaattggcaatttagaaaacacaacattggcgccttacttagctagtttattctactgaatacgccattcagcatcaacaattttctgatactcttggacattagaggacattgctgtggcagatcatttttccaataacactttgttgctcctttgattggcgcttcgacatgtacagccatgtcatattttagcatgcataattgtaatccTTTACGtttagctttaatgatgatacgtgcatgcacgccttccgcaacatctggcttaacttgttttaagatttcacatgcttaaaatactactgaagtggtgccatcgccgacctgataagagaaacatttttattctacacattctaatataacaaaaaacttacctcagcattttgagatttggcgatgtctactagagttttaaggctggattcacaatatccaatggTTTCATAATGGtttccccatcatttgaaattgtggccttaccactggaatcaacaatatgcttgtcaatactacgtgaacccaatgtagtgcgtacagtgccacaattgaatgcgaggcattgatgttggatatgagttgaggtttaccatgagagctatcggtacccaagcattttttacacaaatactcatgtacccaatacaagttcaagacattcatatttatcgacacgctgtccggtatggcccaaatgttggaaatatgcagttggcactgttgagaaaaaatatggatcaatgaagacaagtaatagtgaaatattttttttaccatctcttgttactttacacattagacattggaaacgacgaccagcatctacaagctgctattgagccttgcaacgattgcatctaattgcacccaattcaccaaaatttacaatgggtggctcatattcaccctcaaccgtgcgtgccattggtgagacggtaagtttaatggacaaagctgttgtttttaataaatcagctgttgcaggtatgcaatacaaagacgacctgcagagaagaaagatcaatgtaattgccaaacaaaacattaatttcgattatcgatacctaacgtaacgtggcgaggagttaccttgatcttctaccacatattttgtggtcaccaatggtggtaataaaccctgttcattagtaataaaagcaccaccagcgctatttttattttcaatgataacgcttatcggatttggcatctgatcgggatctaaacggcgttgggcttgatcatactgttgcggctgtaacaggtgcaggtggttgctaaagaaaataacacaaaaataatcatcagcaaatttgtaaattattagttgtattaacatacattataaccaggacgtccggagggtcttggcacactttgcaagtgaaattatttttcccactggttggtaaaatttctaaaatttttcgcaattaacaactgcaatataacaatcgaatacgacacaaaatatgttagcgagttgttgttgttgttgttgtagcaatgctcgccccacctaatagccgcgaccgatcacaaattgtcatcaatatcctctaacgggagtccaggaaaattactgtttcaacagggtggcccataatgtgaggggtgttagaggcgttgattctacattacaattgaagagatggttggtgtcatgtccaAAACATGGATTTTAAGGAGAGATATAATtcagtgctcgtttgaaagtaaataaggatatttctttgtaattttgcaataaaaattttacacagttttcatTAGCAGATACTACACTTTTTTTGAatctaagaagtacaacagtgccaaatagcatccacaaaaaaaaaaaaaacgaacaagaacaagcattttatcaggtgagcgtggcggtgtgtgtgtgtgctgctacatatcctacttgtagacgtTCACAATGACATTAAAAATTTGAGTACACGTTGAAATATTTTTGAGAACACATTtcgattccatttcgttccggcAATGggtaatgtggttgttgttgttgttgttgtagcaatgctcggcccacctaatagccgcgaccgatcacaaattgtcatcaatatcctctaacgggagtccaaggaaacttgctgtttcaacaggggtggaccataaggaaaggggtgttagaggcgttggttccacattacaattgaagagatggctagtgtcatgtggggacacattg contains:
- the LOC137237740 gene encoding protein transport protein Sec24C-like, which translates into the protein MPNPISVIIENKNSAGGAFITNEQGLLPPLVTTKYVVEDQGNSSPRYVRSSLYCIPATADLLKTTALSIKLTVSPMARTVEGEYEPPIVNFGELGAIRCNRCKAQ